The Bos mutus isolate GX-2022 chromosome 7, NWIPB_WYAK_1.1, whole genome shotgun sequence genome window below encodes:
- the EPHX3 gene encoding epoxide hydrolase 3 isoform X3, with product MPELVVTALLAPSRLTLKLLRAFMWSLVFSAALVAAAVYGCIALTHVMCRPRRGFLGRPRHTPPVCLSDPTLGEHCFLILRSSGLRLHYVSAGRGKGPLMLFLHGFPENWFSWRYQLREFQSRFHVVAVDLRGYGPSDAPKDVDCYTIDLLMADIQDVILGLGYSKCILVAHDWGALLAWNFSIYYPSLVERMVVVSAAPMSVYQDYSLHHIGQFFRSNYVFLFQLPWLPEKLLSMSDFQILKTTLTHRKRGIPQLTPSELEAFLYDFSQPGGLTGPLNYYRNIFRGFSGGSDGKESACNAGDPDLIPGWG from the exons ATGCCCGAGCTGGTGGTGACGGCGCTACTGGCGCCCTCGCGCCTCACTCTGAAGCTGCTTCGTGCCTTTATGTGGAGCCTCGTGTTCTCGGCGGCGCTGGTGGCTGCAGCTGTCTATGGCTGCATCGCGCTCACACACGTGATGTGCCGGCCGCGACGCGGTTTTTTGGGGCGCCCCCGGCACACCCCACCGGTCTGCTTGAGCGACCCCACGCTGGGAGAGCACTGCTTCCTTATTCTCAGG AGCTCGGGCCTGCGCCTGCACTATGTCTCCGCTGGACGCGGCAAAGGGCCCCTCATGCTGTTTCTGCATGGCTTCCCTGAGAACTG GTTCTCCTGGCGCTACCAGCTCCGGGAGTTTCAGAGCCGCTTCCACGTGGTGGCTGTGGACCTGCGGGGATACGGCCCCTCCGATGCGCCAAAGGATGTGGATTGTTACACCATAGACCTACTGATGGCAGATATCCAGGATGTCATTCTGGGCCTGG GTTATTCCAAGTGTATCCTCGTGGCCCATGACTGGGGTGCACTCCTAGCCTGGAATTTCTCCATCTACTACCCATCCCTGGTGGAGCGAATGGTAGTGGTCAGTGCTGCCCCCATGTCAGTGTACCAAG ACTACTCTTTGCACCACATCGGCCAGTTCTTCCGTTCCAACTACGTGTTCCTATTCCAGCTTCCCTGGCTGCCCGAGAAGCTGCTATCCATGTCTGACTTCCAG ATCCTGAAGACCACCCTCACCCACCGCAAGAGGGGCATTCCACAGTTGACCCCCAGTGAACTTGAAGCCTTCCTTTATGACTTCTCACAGCCTGGTGGCCTCACCGGGCCCCTCAACTACTATCGAAACATCTTCAG gggtttctctggtggctcagatggtaaagaatctgcctgcaatgcaggagacccggatttgatccctggttggggatga
- the EPHX3 gene encoding epoxide hydrolase 3 isoform X1, protein MPELVVTALLAPSRLTLKLLRAFMWSLVFSAALVAAAVYGCIALTHVMCRPRRGFLGRPRHTPPVCLSDPTLGEHCFLILRSSGLRLHYVSAGRGKGPLMLFLHGFPENWFSWRYQLREFQSRFHVVAVDLRGYGPSDAPKDVDCYTIDLLMADIQDVILGLGYSKCILVAHDWGALLAWNFSIYYPSLVERMVVVSAAPMSVYQDYSLHHIGQFFRSNYVFLFQLPWLPEKLLSMSDFQILKTTLTHRKRGIPQLTPSELEAFLYDFSQPGGLTGPLNYYRNIFRTFPLEPQELATPTLLLWGEKDPYFEQGLVEAISSRFVPGRLEAHILPGMGHWIPQTNPVEMHQYMWAFLQDLLD, encoded by the exons ATGCCCGAGCTGGTGGTGACGGCGCTACTGGCGCCCTCGCGCCTCACTCTGAAGCTGCTTCGTGCCTTTATGTGGAGCCTCGTGTTCTCGGCGGCGCTGGTGGCTGCAGCTGTCTATGGCTGCATCGCGCTCACACACGTGATGTGCCGGCCGCGACGCGGTTTTTTGGGGCGCCCCCGGCACACCCCACCGGTCTGCTTGAGCGACCCCACGCTGGGAGAGCACTGCTTCCTTATTCTCAGG AGCTCGGGCCTGCGCCTGCACTATGTCTCCGCTGGACGCGGCAAAGGGCCCCTCATGCTGTTTCTGCATGGCTTCCCTGAGAACTG GTTCTCCTGGCGCTACCAGCTCCGGGAGTTTCAGAGCCGCTTCCACGTGGTGGCTGTGGACCTGCGGGGATACGGCCCCTCCGATGCGCCAAAGGATGTGGATTGTTACACCATAGACCTACTGATGGCAGATATCCAGGATGTCATTCTGGGCCTGG GTTATTCCAAGTGTATCCTCGTGGCCCATGACTGGGGTGCACTCCTAGCCTGGAATTTCTCCATCTACTACCCATCCCTGGTGGAGCGAATGGTAGTGGTCAGTGCTGCCCCCATGTCAGTGTACCAAG ACTACTCTTTGCACCACATCGGCCAGTTCTTCCGTTCCAACTACGTGTTCCTATTCCAGCTTCCCTGGCTGCCCGAGAAGCTGCTATCCATGTCTGACTTCCAG ATCCTGAAGACCACCCTCACCCACCGCAAGAGGGGCATTCCACAGTTGACCCCCAGTGAACTTGAAGCCTTCCTTTATGACTTCTCACAGCCTGGTGGCCTCACCGGGCCCCTCAACTACTATCGAAACATCTTCAG GACCTTCCCCCTGGAGCCCCAGGAGCTGGCCACACCCACACTGCTGCTATGGGGGGAGAAGGACCCCTATTTTGAGCAAGGGCTGGTAGAGGCCATCAGCAGCCGTTTTGTGCCAGGCCGGCTCGAAGCCCACATCCTGCCAGGCATGGGGCACTGGATCCCCCAGACCAACCCTGTGGAAATGCACCAGTATATGTGGGCCTTCTTGCAAGATCTGCTGGACTGA
- the EPHX3 gene encoding epoxide hydrolase 3 isoform X4 has translation MPELVVTALLAPSRLTLKLLRAFMWSLVFSAALVAAAVYGCIALTHVMCRPRRGFLGRPRHTPPVCLSDPTLGEHCFLILRSSGLRLHYVSAGRGKGPLMLFLHGFPENWFSWRYQLREFQSRFHVVAVDLRGYGPSDAPKDVDCYTIDLLMADIQDVILGLGYSKCILVAHDWGALLAWNFSIYYPSLVERMVVVSAAPMSVYQDYSLHHIGQFFRSNYVFLFQLPWLPEKLLSMSDFQILKTTLTHRKRGIPQLTPSELEAFLYDFSQPGGLTGPLNYYRNIFRGPGFNPWSGN, from the exons ATGCCCGAGCTGGTGGTGACGGCGCTACTGGCGCCCTCGCGCCTCACTCTGAAGCTGCTTCGTGCCTTTATGTGGAGCCTCGTGTTCTCGGCGGCGCTGGTGGCTGCAGCTGTCTATGGCTGCATCGCGCTCACACACGTGATGTGCCGGCCGCGACGCGGTTTTTTGGGGCGCCCCCGGCACACCCCACCGGTCTGCTTGAGCGACCCCACGCTGGGAGAGCACTGCTTCCTTATTCTCAGG AGCTCGGGCCTGCGCCTGCACTATGTCTCCGCTGGACGCGGCAAAGGGCCCCTCATGCTGTTTCTGCATGGCTTCCCTGAGAACTG GTTCTCCTGGCGCTACCAGCTCCGGGAGTTTCAGAGCCGCTTCCACGTGGTGGCTGTGGACCTGCGGGGATACGGCCCCTCCGATGCGCCAAAGGATGTGGATTGTTACACCATAGACCTACTGATGGCAGATATCCAGGATGTCATTCTGGGCCTGG GTTATTCCAAGTGTATCCTCGTGGCCCATGACTGGGGTGCACTCCTAGCCTGGAATTTCTCCATCTACTACCCATCCCTGGTGGAGCGAATGGTAGTGGTCAGTGCTGCCCCCATGTCAGTGTACCAAG ACTACTCTTTGCACCACATCGGCCAGTTCTTCCGTTCCAACTACGTGTTCCTATTCCAGCTTCCCTGGCTGCCCGAGAAGCTGCTATCCATGTCTGACTTCCAG ATCCTGAAGACCACCCTCACCCACCGCAAGAGGGGCATTCCACAGTTGACCCCCAGTGAACTTGAAGCCTTCCTTTATGACTTCTCACAGCCTGGTGGCCTCACCGGGCCCCTCAACTACTATCGAAACATCTTCAG ggggcccggattcaatccctggtcagggaactag
- the EPHX3 gene encoding epoxide hydrolase 3 isoform X2, which yields MPELVVTALLAPSRLTLKLLRAFMWSLVFSAALVAAAVYGCIALTHVMCRPRRGFLGRPRHTPPVCLSDPTLGEHCFLILRSSGLRLHYVSAGRGKGPLMLFLHGFPENWFSWRYQLREFQSRFHVVAVDLRGYGPSDAPKDVDCYTIDLLMADIQDVILGLGYSKCILVAHDWGALLAWNFSIYYPSLVERMVVVSAAPMSVYQDYSLHHIGQFFRSNYVFLFQLPWLPEKLLSMSDFQILKTTLTHRKRGIPQLTPSELEAFLYDFSQPGGLTGPLNYYRNIFRGRWFDPWSGKIPRAAGQLSLCTTMTEPEL from the exons ATGCCCGAGCTGGTGGTGACGGCGCTACTGGCGCCCTCGCGCCTCACTCTGAAGCTGCTTCGTGCCTTTATGTGGAGCCTCGTGTTCTCGGCGGCGCTGGTGGCTGCAGCTGTCTATGGCTGCATCGCGCTCACACACGTGATGTGCCGGCCGCGACGCGGTTTTTTGGGGCGCCCCCGGCACACCCCACCGGTCTGCTTGAGCGACCCCACGCTGGGAGAGCACTGCTTCCTTATTCTCAGG AGCTCGGGCCTGCGCCTGCACTATGTCTCCGCTGGACGCGGCAAAGGGCCCCTCATGCTGTTTCTGCATGGCTTCCCTGAGAACTG GTTCTCCTGGCGCTACCAGCTCCGGGAGTTTCAGAGCCGCTTCCACGTGGTGGCTGTGGACCTGCGGGGATACGGCCCCTCCGATGCGCCAAAGGATGTGGATTGTTACACCATAGACCTACTGATGGCAGATATCCAGGATGTCATTCTGGGCCTGG GTTATTCCAAGTGTATCCTCGTGGCCCATGACTGGGGTGCACTCCTAGCCTGGAATTTCTCCATCTACTACCCATCCCTGGTGGAGCGAATGGTAGTGGTCAGTGCTGCCCCCATGTCAGTGTACCAAG ACTACTCTTTGCACCACATCGGCCAGTTCTTCCGTTCCAACTACGTGTTCCTATTCCAGCTTCCCTGGCTGCCCGAGAAGCTGCTATCCATGTCTGACTTCCAG ATCCTGAAGACCACCCTCACCCACCGCAAGAGGGGCATTCCACAGTTGACCCCCAGTGAACTTGAAGCCTTCCTTTATGACTTCTCACAGCCTGGTGGCCTCACCGGGCCCCTCAACTACTATCGAAACATCTTCAG gggacgctggTTCGATCCAtggtccggaaagatcccacgtgccgcgggGCAGCTAAGCTTGTGCACCACCAtgactgagcctgagctctag